In Caldicellulosiruptor obsidiansis OB47, a single window of DNA contains:
- the thiE gene encoding thiamine phosphate synthase gives MSLTKEEKLELFSIYTIYGMTAEKFSNGRSNIEVVKAMLDSGIKIIQYREKYKSLKEKYKECLEIRKLTEDYGALLIVNDHVDLCQMVGADGVHLGQEDLPADEVRKLLGDKFIIGVTTHTKDQVLKAKEDGADYVGLGPIFASFTKDNPHPPIGLEMVRWAAENSPLPFVAIGGIKEHNLKDVLANGARCICAVTEIVGADDIRKKIESLFKILRSFERS, from the coding sequence TTGAGTTTGACTAAAGAAGAAAAATTAGAGCTATTTTCCATATATACTATCTATGGAATGACAGCTGAGAAGTTTTCAAACGGAAGGTCTAATATTGAAGTTGTAAAAGCTATGCTTGACAGCGGCATAAAAATCATTCAGTACAGGGAAAAATACAAATCTTTGAAAGAAAAATACAAAGAATGTCTTGAGATAAGAAAGCTCACAGAAGATTATGGGGCCCTCTTAATTGTTAACGACCATGTAGACCTTTGCCAGATGGTAGGTGCAGATGGTGTTCATTTAGGGCAAGAAGACTTACCAGCAGATGAGGTGAGAAAACTTTTGGGCGATAAATTTATAATCGGTGTTACCACACACACAAAGGATCAAGTTTTGAAAGCAAAGGAAGATGGTGCTGACTATGTGGGTTTGGGACCAATCTTTGCAAGTTTTACAAAAGACAATCCACATCCACCAATTGGGCTTGAAATGGTAAGATGGGCAGCTGAAAACTCACCACTGCCTTTTGTTGCAATAGGTGGGATTAAAGAGCACAATTTAAAAGATGTCTTGGCAAATGGTGCAAGGTGTATCTGTGCTGTTACAGAGATTGTGGGTGCAGATGATATTCGCAAAAAGATAGAAAGCCTTTTTAAGATTTTGAGAAGTTTTGAAAGGAGCTGA
- the thiC gene encoding phosphomethylpyrimidine synthase ThiC gives MTQMSLAKQGIFTREMELAIKNEEISKKEFLQKVAEGKIVIPANRNRKREKYFAIGEGTYVKINVNLGVSEACPNFDLERQKLELAKKFDVESVMDLSSGLDASNFRKYILQNYDFIVGTVPVYQVASRHDDITKVDSKEFIEEIERQAEEGVDFFTIHAGITRKALERLEKNERLLKIVSRGGALLYKWMMTNRKENPLYEHFDEILKICKKHDVTISLGDSLRPGAVYDATDALQIEELINLGELTKMAWKEDVQVMIEGPGHMRANEIAANMVIQKRLCHGAPFYVLGPLTTDIAAGYDHISGAMGALIAALNGADFLCYVTPAEHLRLPSLEDVKEGIVAFKIAAHSANIAKGFKKPLEKDIEMSVARRDLDWEKMISISVDPEKAREYRSSFTSETCSMCGRLCAVKNSRDETIL, from the coding sequence ATGACTCAAATGAGCTTAGCAAAACAGGGGATATTTACAAGAGAGATGGAGCTTGCCATTAAAAATGAAGAGATATCTAAAAAAGAATTCTTGCAAAAGGTTGCAGAAGGTAAAATTGTAATTCCTGCTAACAGAAATAGAAAAAGAGAAAAATACTTTGCAATTGGAGAGGGAACATATGTTAAAATTAATGTTAATCTTGGAGTGTCAGAGGCATGTCCAAACTTTGATCTAGAGCGCCAAAAGCTTGAACTTGCCAAAAAATTTGATGTTGAATCTGTAATGGATTTGTCCAGTGGTCTTGATGCTTCAAACTTCAGAAAATACATTCTTCAAAACTATGATTTTATAGTAGGAACAGTACCGGTTTATCAGGTTGCATCAAGGCACGATGACATTACAAAGGTTGACAGCAAAGAGTTTATAGAAGAAATAGAAAGGCAGGCAGAAGAAGGAGTTGACTTTTTCACAATCCATGCAGGAATTACAAGAAAAGCTTTGGAGAGGCTTGAAAAAAATGAACGTTTGCTCAAAATTGTCTCAAGAGGCGGAGCACTTCTTTATAAATGGATGATGACAAACCGAAAAGAAAATCCTTTGTATGAACATTTTGATGAGATTTTAAAGATTTGCAAAAAACATGATGTTACAATAAGTCTTGGAGACAGTCTCAGACCCGGCGCGGTCTATGATGCAACAGACGCACTTCAGATAGAAGAGCTTATAAATCTTGGTGAACTTACAAAAATGGCTTGGAAAGAGGATGTGCAGGTGATGATAGAAGGACCAGGGCACATGAGAGCAAACGAGATTGCAGCAAACATGGTAATTCAAAAAAGGCTTTGCCACGGTGCACCGTTTTATGTTTTGGGTCCTCTTACAACAGACATTGCAGCAGGGTATGACCATATATCAGGTGCGATGGGAGCGCTCATTGCAGCTTTGAATGGAGCAGATTTTCTGTGTTATGTTACACCTGCTGAACATTTGAGACTTCCATCTTTAGAGGATGTCAAAGAAGGGATTGTAGCGTTCAAGATTGCTGCACACAGTGCAAATATAGCAAAAGGATTCAAAAAGCCACTTGAAAAGGATATTGAAATGTCAGTTGCAAGAAGAGACCTTGATTGGGAAAAGATGATAAGCATTTCAGTTGACCCTGAGAAGGCAAGAGAGTACAGAAGCAGTTTCACATCTGAGACATGTTCAATGTGTGGCAGGCTCTGTGCTGTAAAAAATTCAAGGGATGAGACCATTTTGTAA
- the thiD gene encoding bifunctional hydroxymethylpyrimidine kinase/phosphomethylpyrimidine kinase → MKKVLIIAGFDPSGGAGVLLDIKVVRALNGYAASVVTSLTVQDTQRVYDLKPIDPHFFEYQLQKVVEDIKPDSVKIGLLGSSEIAVVLLRNLKKYSLKNIVCDPVLKSTSGFEFCKSEFVEFLKYDFFKACDVITPNKNEAELIFDVEIKNFDEDVLSCVQERMKRMGIKSCILKGGHLDGELAEDVLITQNEIYRVSAIKKGLPDEIHGTGCAFSSAFATFLAKGYNMYDALKQTKDFMIGLINASVKIGNGRLVLNP, encoded by the coding sequence ATGAAAAAAGTACTCATAATTGCCGGGTTTGACCCCTCAGGTGGTGCAGGCGTTTTGCTTGACATAAAAGTTGTAAGGGCGTTGAATGGTTATGCAGCATCTGTAGTAACATCTTTGACAGTCCAGGATACTCAAAGGGTCTATGACTTAAAACCCATAGACCCTCATTTTTTTGAGTATCAGCTTCAAAAAGTGGTTGAAGATATAAAGCCAGATAGTGTCAAGATTGGACTTTTAGGAAGTTCTGAGATAGCAGTTGTTTTGCTGAGAAACTTAAAAAAATACAGTCTTAAAAACATAGTTTGTGACCCGGTTTTGAAGTCTACAAGCGGTTTTGAGTTTTGTAAAAGTGAGTTTGTAGAATTTTTAAAGTATGACTTTTTCAAAGCCTGTGATGTCATCACCCCAAACAAAAACGAAGCAGAACTCATTTTTGATGTGGAAATTAAAAATTTTGATGAAGATGTTCTAAGCTGCGTTCAGGAAAGAATGAAGAGAATGGGCATAAAATCATGCATCCTAAAAGGTGGTCATCTTGATGGCGAGCTTGCAGAGGATGTTTTGATAACTCAAAATGAAATTTATAGAGTCTCGGCTATAAAAAAGGGTTTGCCAGATGAGATTCACGGGACTGGCTGTGCATTTTCATCTGCATTTGCCACTTTCCTTGCAAAGGGATATAATATGTATGATGCATTAAAACAAACTAAGGATTTTATGATAGGCTTGATAAACGCTTCAGTAAAGATAGGAAATGGAAGATTAGTTTTAAATCCGTAA
- the tgt gene encoding tRNA guanosine(34) transglycosylase Tgt encodes MAIKFELIKKSKKSNARRGRLYTPHGVIETPVFMPVGTQATVKAIMHRDLYEMGTQIILANTYHLYLRPGVDVIKEAGGLHKFMNWQKPILTDSGGFQVFSLSKLRTITEDGVEFRSHIDGSRHFFTPEKVIEIQNILGSDIIMAFDECVPYPVDHEYAKWAVERTARWLKRCKAHHKNTENQALFGIVQGSTYKDLRIESAKRTVEEDLPGYAIGGLSVGEPKQLMYEMIEVLHPILPEDKPRYLMGVGTPDCLYESVIRGVDMFDCVFATRTARNGTVFTKEGRMIIKNAQYAKDFRPIEEDCDCYTCQNFTRAYLRHLIKAEEILGAILLSIHNVRFLLRFMEKLRKDIEEDRI; translated from the coding sequence TTGGCAATAAAGTTTGAGCTAATAAAAAAGAGCAAGAAATCCAATGCAAGACGGGGAAGACTCTATACACCACACGGAGTGATTGAAACACCAGTTTTCATGCCGGTTGGAACGCAGGCAACTGTCAAGGCTATAATGCACAGAGACCTATACGAGATGGGTACACAGATAATCTTGGCAAACACATACCACCTTTATTTAAGACCTGGCGTAGATGTTATAAAAGAAGCAGGTGGGCTTCACAAGTTCATGAACTGGCAAAAACCAATTTTAACTGACAGTGGCGGGTTTCAAGTGTTTTCACTCAGCAAACTTCGAACAATAACAGAAGATGGTGTTGAGTTCAGGTCGCACATAGATGGTTCTCGGCACTTTTTCACACCCGAAAAGGTGATAGAGATACAAAACATTTTAGGTTCTGACATCATAATGGCGTTTGATGAGTGTGTGCCATACCCTGTTGATCATGAATATGCAAAATGGGCGGTTGAGAGGACTGCAAGGTGGCTAAAAAGGTGCAAAGCTCATCATAAAAACACTGAAAATCAGGCACTGTTTGGGATAGTGCAGGGTTCAACTTACAAGGATTTGAGGATAGAGAGTGCAAAGCGTACAGTTGAAGAAGACCTTCCCGGCTATGCGATAGGCGGGCTTTCTGTTGGTGAGCCAAAACAGCTCATGTATGAGATGATAGAAGTATTGCATCCAATCCTGCCAGAAGATAAACCTCGCTACTTGATGGGGGTTGGAACACCGGACTGCCTTTATGAATCTGTCATTCGCGGTGTTGACATGTTTGACTGCGTGTTTGCAACCCGCACTGCAAGAAATGGCACAGTTTTCACAAAAGAAGGACGAATGATTATCAAAAACGCTCAGTATGCAAAAGACTTTAGACCCATAGAAGAAGACTGTGACTGTTACACATGCCAGAACTTTACAAGAGCATATTTGAGACACCTGATCAAAGCTGAAGAAATCCTTGGTGCAATCCTTCTTTCCATCCACAACGTCAGGTTCTTGCTAAGGTTTATGGAAAAGCTGAGAAAGGATATTGAAGAGGATAGGATATAA